Genomic DNA from Larus michahellis chromosome 3, bLarMic1.1, whole genome shotgun sequence:
ggctgcccagggaagtggttgaggcaccatccccggaagtatttaaaagatgggtagacatagtgcttagagatatggtttagtgatggttttcaACAGAgttagcttgatggttggactagatgatctgaaaggtcccttccaacctaggcgattctatgattctatgattttaactcCCTTgtgtgacagaaagaaaatggtagAGCATTTGCATGGCTGTGCTATGAAGTAAGCCCTCCAGGGAATGCCCAGACTGGACACTCCCTGGATGTGCTTTCCGCTAGGACATCTAGCCATAAATCCgaaaaaagaaagactgtgaATTGGAAGccctttatgaaaaaaaaccccaactatttACTATATATTGGATGGTGAGCAAGAAACGAAAAAACCTTACTCAAATATCATCCAGAATTAAAACCGCACAAATAGGGTCTCTAAAAAGTGAAGAGTGTTGTGGATATGACAGACAAATTGGCCAGAGACTGATGTATAGGAactcccccatccctggaggagttcaagaccaggctggatgaggctttgagcagcctggtctagcgggagatgtccctgcccatggcaggggggttgaaactggatgatctttaaggtccctttcatctctaaccattctatgattctatgattaattgaGCAATGACAGAACAtggaaagcaggagaaatgcCAGAGAAAGAGCAATCATCATGGGGGTCAGATTCTCCCATGCTTTGGCAAAAGGTGTAGGTGTGTAAGCGTAGGTGAATGTCACACTCTGTGGACACCTCAAAAGGCAACCCCTTTCTGTCCTTTGATTTTACACAGAGTTTGTTGTTTTTATATAAGGTAACTCCTCTTTGTTGGCACAGTGTATGAAGTCTCTATCCCAGATTACATTATTCGTGACTTTTTAAAAGGGACGTGCAAAAATGAAACAAGGTTCCCCAGGAAAGACACAGAAGCCACCATTTTGTGCATTTTGTGTGTGATCAGAGACAATGTGTCTGACAAGAGTCAGAGACAAAGAAGCCCAGGCCATAGAGCAGTTGTGGGCTACATATTATAATGCAGAAATGTGTTATCTAAACCATCACGGAATTTGTTGAAAACCTTCCCCGTATTTAAGAGAGCATTACAAATTCTCATTTGTAATCATTGAATACTAACTGAGAAACCAATAACATCTAGGAATTAGCAGATGTTTGTCTTATCTCTTATCAGAGATGTGTTTTGAGAAAGCTGTGAAATATGGGTTGTGAAATGGTCCCATGAAAAAGACAGTGTAGAGGCCAGGCTTCAGTAACGAAAAGGCACTGGTACAGTTAGTTCTTGTCTAAGATCTGTACTTGCAACAGCAgtaaatggaaaagagaaggcacCTGCTGAAAAAGGCATGAAAGCATCTTTCTTCACAAATTTTCCATTGGCGTCAAGAAAGTGCTCAGGATAGAACATGTCTGGTTTCTCCCACTGGGATTTGTCTTGCAGGACAGAGGTCAGTAAGGGGATGATGTAGGTTCCCTGCAAAATAAGACAGTGGAATTAATCCATGGACAAATATTGTGGTGGCGGTAAAGGCAATAAGACTTCAAGATtgtcagcctggagaaagagaTTGTTCTGACTGCTGTTATATGACTTCATTAGAGAGTTCACATTTATCACTTTAACCAGGgttgagaaagaagaaacactAAAAGAAACAATCCTGTAGGCATCTCACCTTGGGAATGAAATAGCCTTTGAGAGTGACATCTGCAGCAGTCTCATGAGGCAAATCCAATGGCAGGATATTAGCGAACCTCTGAATTTCATGGATGACAGCATCTGTATATGGCATCTGAATTCGATGCTCGATCCGTGGGGGGTTTGACCCTATCACTTGCTCTATCTCTTCTTGGACCTTTCCTGAGGAAAGAATCAACTATAAGAAAGAGACAAGGACTCATTCATCCCTGAGACATACTGTGCCTTACTGATGTAAAGTACAAAAGACCTTGAGTGAAAACCATAAGTTCtcccaaaatctttttttcctttcagaaataatGAGAGGTGGACAGAACTACAGTGTTTGATTATTTCTTTACCAATTAGAAACCTAAAGACCTGTAattttctgctctctcttctgCCTAAAGTTTCTTGCTCTGACCAAGAGCTGTCTCAAAACCCCTGCTTGACTCCTAACAACCTTTTACCATTAACTGGAATGGAGGTGTCAAAGAGCAATTCCATGAATCTTAGGTGTTTAAAGCCTCGGTACAGCCCATTTAACATCTGCACCGGCCTTTCGTTTATCAGCAGCCTGTTTCTGAGGGAAACCTGGAACAATTTCATTGGCCAACAAGGACaactctcttctttttaattaatgaGATTTTATTGAGCGAAGGACAAGGAATATGAACTCTGTTTATAATCTACTGGTAGGCTGGCTAGTGTGCCCCTCACTGGGTCTGAAGCACAGGGCACAGTGATACCTAGACAATTATTAACAGGAAATCTTGGCTTTTTGTAACAGTGTATTAACAGAGATGTTGACCCTCCAGGTTCCTGTTCAGTTCCAAATGCACTGAGTGTGACGGCATCTGTCATAAAACCACTTACTCTGAATTTCAGGGTATTTTAGCATCAGCAGAAAGCCCCAGTTTAGTGTGGTGGAAATCGTCTCAACACCAGCAGTAAACAAATTGCTCAGCAAGCTTAGCAAGTTGCCATTATGGAAATACCCATTGGTAGTGGATTTCTCCTGAAAGAAGTGGTTGAGAAAAAAGGATCAAAACTTAAAGCTTTCCACGTGAAAATGCAATTTACGTAGCTAAACATTAACTAAGAAATAAATcctgtttttttaaggaaagagtgtgaaaaacaaataaaagctttgGGCTTGTACCTGGAGAAGAGTGTTGACAAAGGTTTTATGTTTTACTTGATCTCTGCATTTACTGGGGCCAGCTGCAAAGAGAGCTGGTTTCTCTATGAAGAAGGTAACCCAGATATATCAGAGACCCAAGATAAGGGTCCCAGTAAAGCCCAGGTAGAACTTTTATTCTGCAATGCATTATGTTTCTGAAAGAGTCATAAGGGCTATGACAACAGAGAGAGCAGACAAAAAGATGCAGCCTCTGTAAATATATTGATACAGTCTGAAGAAAAGCATAAAGATAAACGTTTACTGATTAAAAGGGTTGTAACTACAACAGAGTCAAAAGTCTGTTCAACTCTGCTAGTTTGTTATACGTGTTTTGTCAAAGATAGATTCCCTAAAGAAATATAATTATAAGGACTAAAAGGAAATGGTGAGTGTCTTCATCTAAGCATAACATTTGGAATAAATGGGAAAAGAGGCAGTTACCTCCTGCTGTTTAACCAGGAAAGCGTCAATAAAActtctttgatcatttttgtcCAGGGTTTTGAGATGCTCTACAAAAGTAACTTGTGCATAAGCATGGAATTCGTCTCTGTTTTTGAGAAGAGCCTTGTTAGCCCTTAGGAAGAATCCAAGGTATGGGAAGATGTTGTACATCTACAAGAGTGAAAGATGTTAGAGACAATTTACCCACCAGATGTCTGAAAACACTACAGAAACAAACTAATAATATTGCACCTGTTTTGCAGATACAAAACCGAAGACTTAACATTAATATTTTGTTCTTTAGAACACAAAAGAGCCATTGGACAAATTCACGGTCAAAAATCCACCAAGGAGCACTGAATACAAAGAAACCTCTCAGCCCCTAATTACTATTTTGCAGGAGTAATGTAGATGTCAAACACCTGCAACTTGCCGCCAGACTAAAGGAACAGAAGTGAATCTGGTTTGTGGCAGCATTGCACTTGAGTATCAGAGAGTATTTATTACTCATTGAGAGATTTCAGTGTActagaaacatggaaaaatagattttgtgTCAGGGTTACCTTGTACAGGTAGACCACATACTCTATAGCTTCTCTCTGCCTCATATTCTGAGAGTGTACTGTTTTGCCTGGTCACTTGATATGTGTGAACCATATTTTTGggtaatagaatcacagaatcatagaattgcctgggttggaagggacctttcagatcatctagtccaaccatcaacctaactctgacaaaacccatcactaaaccatatctctacgCACTAtgcctacccgtcttttaaacacctccagggatgatgcctcagccacttccccgggcagcctgtcaagccccaccacttccctgggcagccatgCTGAGCTTGCTGTTCATGCACTATGcagtctgttttttttaaatccagatttAGCACTCTTCAAACAATAGCTTAAGTATGGTTTTGAGAGACTGGAGGTTTGACTGTTGACTTCAAGATTCCCAAGCTGTCTCTCAAGTTTTGTTGTGCCCCAGAAAGTGCTTGTAAGCCTGTTATCTCTCAGAGCCtcaattttttctgtttaatagaaACAATTGACTAGCAGTATTACTATGTTCTCATGGTATCCAGTGGaacagcaacataaaaatatttatcattacCGTAACCAAAGGTTTCCCAGCAAGCCTCATGTTTTCATTGGTCAATTGTAGAAGTCTCACAAATCTGGAGTCTTTGTAGTCAAATCGTTTTCCAAGTAATATTGAAACAATGATGTTAGCAACTGCTGCATTAATTATTTTGCTAGCATCAAAGGGCTTTCCTAAATGATGAATAAAAGAATATATTACATTGTGGCAATAGATTTAATTCGTAATTGTATATTTAATACTAATTAGTGCTATTTATTTGTTATGATTGATTACTATTACTGATTATTATTCAATGTTACATTACCATGCCAAGACACGAAAATGCCAGAGGAGCCAAATTCATCAAACTGATTCAGCCCGAAGTACGTTTCTTAAAAAGGTCTGAAGTTCAGAAGGTTACTCGCAAGCCTCTGGGTACTTGAACAAAACCTCAGAGGTCTGAAGAATGAATCATCTACCCACCTTCTTGTGACGCGATGGTGTCTGCCAGATACCCGTACTCCTCCACAATGCGGTCCTCAATGGCCTTTTTCCCCATTCCAAAGTCTCGTAGGGTTGTGAGAGTAAATCTTCGCATCACCTTCCAGTTTTCACCATGAGCAAAAACAATCCCTGACACAAAGAGAACATTTCAAGGTGGAAGAAGATTTTAAATAACTAATTTGTCGACAAATAATGTAGATATTTAGTAGCAgtcacttttaaaataagctaAATTACATctggctgaggaaaaaaacaactttcccTTAAGTATTTTCAGGCCTCAACAATGGGTTTATTGCACACACAAAACCTCCCAACAATTTAAAAGGTATTCATCAAATCATAAGAGGAATATACTTTTCTGAGAGACACTTGCCACTAAAACAAAGAGGGAAATTCAAGTTCAAAATGCTGATTGTCATATTTTGGAAGTGGAATTGAACCGAAATCTGTTGTCTCTGATGATCACAGGAGAAATGTGATTAGGCacaaatgtctttaaaatttaGGTAGCATTTTAAAACCTCCTCAATcagtttttttcactgaaattgttACACCATGTAACTAATGACTTTAGTtatattttttcaaggaaaaaaataaggtatAAAGAAAGCTTACATGCAGTAATATGATCAAAAGATGCAACGTTACAATGTTCACAGAATTATTCCTGAATTTGTCCAAGGATCTTTAGAGACATAAATATGAAACTCTCATGCAAAATTAGAATGAAGTTTGGTTGTGAAATTCTCATTTGGAAACCCTGCTCCGTATACAGTATTTCccttattaaaataaatcccAAACTCTGTATGTGTTCCATTCTATTGCCACATTCAGATTTTAGAAGCACTATTCACCACTTGAAATGAGAAGCAGGGATATAATACTCGTTTTAGGAAAAGGAGGTTCTATGATAAACCCAAACAACACAAGTCCAGAACCATATCATGAGAGCTAGAAATGCCTTCCCTGTCACGCGTGCCCCTCTTCTAGATCCTGAAAGTGGGACACTATCCATTATCTGTTGCTGTGGTTGCTGTTAGAGTTATGGTTCTTTTGTTGTCACTGTCAGTAGTTTCAAATTTGAATAAATGCACGGAAGGCAATGAAATTGCTCCCTATTTCCAATGCCGTATGTGATCTCTGATCCAGAGTGATGTGCAGCTTCTGCTTTGTCTAAATACTTTATGAATATGTCAATCcgataaggaaaaataaaacgaacttaccatttcctctggtcaaATCTTCAAAGATTGGGATTTTAGGTCTCTCTGAAAATGCATCTGCCTGGTTTACGAGAGCTTCCTTCACTGTCTCATACCCAGAAATCACTACTATTTTCCTTTGCCCCATCTGAACACTGAAGACTGGACCATATATTTTGGACAGCTGTCAGAAGAAGATAAGAATGATTTACAGCTTTTACAGCTTACAAAGAAATTCACCACCCTTTCAATAATTCACCCAAGAAATAAGTGCTGCTTATTTTCCTGTCCTGCTTCTAAGTTAccaaaatgttaaatgttttccTAAGCACAGAGAAAGAGAATTGATGTAAATAATGTGAATGTGCTGGACATTATGACGGCAGTCAGTAGTGGTGTCTGATTGTGCTGAACTGAGCAGAAGTGTTAACAGCTGAAACCCCCAAGTCAGTCAAGGATTGTGCTGACAGCTGTCTTCCCTCAGAAACCCCTGTAAATTCAGTTTTTGACTCATATTTTCACACCGATCTCTATGAcattgtgtttcttttgtttacagGTCAAACCTACTCAAACCTTTGCTACCATTATTGTATAAAAGCCACTGTGTTTCTGGGCCAGGATCTAGCATTAGGTAAATTCTAACTTTTTCTATATGACTACATCCACCCTGAATCTCTCTCAGAGTTTGACATAAGCTGGTACCTTTTTAGCTTGTATTCTTCATATAACTCAAAGTTCCTGATTCTTCTGACAATAGGAGGGGGTTTTCCTGACTGCGCTTATTTTCTAGTGTGTTCACATGGAGAAACAGAGGTCAACTAGTTATCATCGATATGCAAAATGTTCAGCAACTGGTAAGCAAGTCCAGCCAACTATATGAAATAACCAGCAGTGACATGTGTCTGAATTAAAGTAGTTTCTTTGGTGGTGATACTGTTATCCCAGACTGCTGTAGCTGTGACAGAATACGATCTTTTCAAAGAGTGTTCTCCAGTAAGGACTTTCCAATGCTTGCAGTGGTGATACTCAGGGTGAGCGTATGGTCTCCAGATGCATTTACACACTAAGTATGTTTCAATATTAAACCTTGAGCTGAGCTCAAGTTGGAGAACAAACCTCCTCCGTTAGAATGGATTCACTGGGTTACAGCAGAGATGTGTTGGTTCTGTTGGCCTGAAAAGAGGTGGAGCTTGCTTTTGCCAACACAATTAGACTGCATTGGATAGCTACAGTGATTTTCCAGGTACTGCATCTGATCGGTCTTTTGATTTGTGGATGCATACAGATATGTAGGTGAAAATATCCCTTTTAAAATCATCAGCAAAGAAGACGTGTAATTTCAATGACTAAGCAGAAAAAACTCTAAGAAAGGGGCAGGTTCACAGAAGTCTTCTGACTCAAAATCAGGGAAGTCTTACAATAAACTTGGTAATGAAAGcactagaagaaaaacaaaaggttttttttgggtttggtggtgtATGCAATTATGGAAGCAATAGAAAACGTAATGACTACCTGTTGATAAGTCCTGTAGGGTCTCTTCAAATCAAATATATGCAGATTTCCAATGATAGGTAGTGCTCGTGGTCCTGGGGGAAAATTCCTTCTTCGGTGGTTATTCCAGAAACCTCCCACTttcaaaatggagagaaaagtCAGGATGAACACTAAACCAATGGAAACGCAGCTGCTCCACTCCATCTCTGTTCAGCCAAAGATTTCctacagatgagaaaaaagaaaatgtggacTCTGGATCTCTGTCTTCTTGCAAAAACTTCCCGTGAGAGATGTCTGCGCTAGTCCATAAACCTCTTTTCCAGTGAAGAGTATATTTTGCTTGCAATTGGTGACTGGTTTTGTTGTCTTCCCCCGCGCTTACTAATGAATCCTCAGTACAGTACAGAGGCAGGTAAATGTTTGCTAGCCAAGTGTGTGTGACTGCGTGAGCATGTAGCTCACTGTCCAAGCACGAAAGTCCAAGAATGTGGAGAACCACAAGTCATTAACCCGGTGTTTGCTATAAAAATCATGAATTCCACATTCTCTTCAGGCTACTGATTAATTATGTTTTCGTCATTAGTACAGGCACAGCCTTGATACCCTGAGAACTGAAATCAGAATGCCAATGTCCAAGTGGTTAGTGCACagagattgttttttttaaagcacttagGAATTGGTATAACTTTACTTCCATTGAATTAATCAGGAATTTcaaatcgcagaatcacagagtggttgaggtcGAGAAGGACCTCTGGAAGTTACCTGCTCCAAcgtccctgctcaagcagggccaccaagAGCCAGTTGCCCTACActatgtccagacagcttttgcatatccccaaggagggagactccacaataTCCCTgcgcaacctgtgccagtgttcttACTGGCTTTCAGtaagaaagtgttttctgatgttcagagggaacctcctgtgtttcagtttatgcccatgggctctggtcctgtcactaaacaccactgaaaagagcctgactctgtcttctttgcacccttcctCCAGGTACACTTACTCCTTATACACATACTaataagatccccctcagccttctctcctcTTGGCTAAAGAATCCCAGCTCTTCCAGCGCTTTCtcatagaagagatgctccagtcccttcagtACCTTCATGGttctttgctggactctctccagtatgtccttATGTTTTTTGTACTGGCaatcccagaactggacacagcactccaggtgtgggctcaccagtgctgagccaaggagaaggatcacctccctcaacctgctagcaATACTCCTCCTAATGCTGTCCAAGATACTATGGTACATTGTTGCCTCATGTTCAACTTGGCGTCCACCAGGACGCCCAGGCCTTTTTCTGTCAATCTGCTTTCCGGGTGAGGGGACCCTagcatgtactggtgcctgaggttgttcctccccaggtgcagtactctgcacttctccttgttaaacttcatgaggtttctgtcagTCCCTTTCTCCAGACTATTGAGGTGACACACCCTTCttctgtgtcagccacccctcccagtttggtgtgatcagcaaacttgctgagggtacattcTGCCCCATCATCTAGATCactaatgaagacattaaacaggaCTGGACTCAGTATTGACACCTGGGGTCCCCtactagttactggcctccaactgggCTTCCCACCACTGATCACTAGCCTCTAGGCCTGGCTTTTCAGCAAGTTTTCAACCCACCTCACTCTCTGCTCATCCAGGCCATATATCAA
This window encodes:
- the LOC141741411 gene encoding cytochrome P450 2K1-like, whose product is MEWSSCVSIGLVFILTFLSILKVGGFWNNHRRRNFPPGPRALPIIGNLHIFDLKRPYRTYQQLSKIYGPVFSVQMGQRKIVVISGYETVKEALVNQADAFSERPKIPIFEDLTRGNGIVFAHGENWKVMRRFTLTTLRDFGMGKKAIEDRIVEEYGYLADTIASQEGKPFDASKIINAAVANIIVSILLGKRFDYKDSRFVRLLQLTNENMRLAGKPLVTMYNIFPYLGFFLRANKALLKNRDEFHAYAQVTFVEHLKTLDKNDQRSFIDAFLVKQQEEKSTTNGYFHNGNLLSLLSNLFTAGVETISTTLNWGFLLMLKYPEIQRKVQEEIEQVIGSNPPRIEHRIQMPYTDAVIHEIQRFANILPLDLPHETAADVTLKGYFIPKGTYIIPLLTSVLQDKSQWEKPDMFYPEHFLDANGKFVKKDAFMPFSAGRRICAGETLAKMELFLFFTSLLQRFTFHPPPGVSISDLDISPAISFNVIPKPYKMCAVTRS